The Salinibacterium sp. M195 genome includes a window with the following:
- a CDS encoding DUF4190 domain-containing protein, giving the protein MSEPTPYAATPAGAPVAKWNVLSIVSIATSVLGFGLVGVITGHIAMSQIKKTGEQGKVLAIIGLIWGYLAIVIVIIFAIVTIAAAVAGSSYGY; this is encoded by the coding sequence ATGTCAGAACCCACGCCTTACGCCGCAACGCCTGCAGGCGCGCCGGTTGCTAAATGGAACGTCCTGTCCATCGTGTCGATCGCGACCTCGGTCCTCGGCTTCGGACTCGTCGGCGTCATCACCGGACACATCGCTATGAGCCAGATCAAGAAGACGGGCGAGCAGGGCAAGGTCCTCGCTATCATCGGCCTTATCTGGGGTTACCTCGCGATCGTCATCGTCATCATCTTCGCGATCGTCACGATCGCCGCGGCAGTCGCCGGTTCGTCATACGGCTACTAG
- a CDS encoding class I SAM-dependent methyltransferase yields the protein MNQSELRELLSTDGLRLLDSLPAWRSSDEIVRTVAELRKAGHSAGLVAAVLSQSKLRAKAESKFGPFAERMLFTEAGLEQATRLPVAALHAGRFSNAGVKWVADLGCGIGADALAIAALDLNVTAVERDETTAAIASYNLAPWSNAQVVHGDAESTDLAGIDGIYLDPARRDARVRLTNPADWTPSLDFAFGLAERYPTGIKLGPGIDRDLIPDNAEAQWVSVGREVVELGLWFGAVARDGIRRSALVIGEHGTAELSAAADSEDEAVGDLGQFVYEPDGAVIRARLIGDLARQLNGRMLDSSIAYFSADTAVASPFASCFEIVADFALDKRSLKKELSARKIGTLEIKKRGVDIDPAHFRTSLALSGSNSATLILTRVAGRRRALLAHRVAPR from the coding sequence ATGAACCAGAGCGAACTACGAGAGCTCCTTTCGACTGACGGTCTCCGCTTGCTCGACTCACTACCCGCGTGGAGATCTAGTGACGAGATCGTGCGCACCGTCGCAGAGCTCCGCAAGGCCGGCCATAGCGCCGGACTAGTCGCCGCTGTTCTTAGTCAGTCAAAGCTGCGCGCCAAGGCTGAAAGCAAGTTTGGGCCATTTGCCGAGCGGATGCTCTTCACCGAGGCCGGGCTCGAACAAGCAACTCGACTCCCCGTCGCGGCGTTGCACGCTGGCAGGTTTAGCAACGCCGGCGTCAAGTGGGTGGCCGACCTAGGTTGCGGAATCGGCGCTGATGCGCTCGCCATTGCCGCGCTTGACCTCAATGTCACCGCAGTCGAGCGGGACGAAACGACCGCCGCCATTGCCAGCTACAACCTGGCCCCGTGGAGCAACGCTCAAGTAGTGCACGGCGACGCAGAGTCGACCGATCTCGCCGGTATCGACGGCATCTACCTCGACCCGGCTCGGCGCGACGCCCGCGTTCGCCTCACGAATCCCGCCGACTGGACCCCTTCACTCGACTTCGCTTTCGGGCTGGCGGAGCGCTACCCGACCGGGATCAAACTCGGTCCGGGTATCGACCGCGATCTCATCCCTGACAACGCCGAGGCGCAATGGGTGTCGGTCGGACGCGAAGTCGTCGAGCTTGGCCTGTGGTTTGGGGCGGTCGCTCGTGACGGAATTCGTCGCTCTGCTCTCGTCATCGGCGAGCATGGCACCGCCGAGCTGTCGGCTGCCGCAGACAGCGAAGACGAAGCCGTGGGAGATCTCGGTCAGTTTGTCTACGAGCCGGATGGTGCCGTCATCCGCGCACGACTCATCGGCGATCTCGCCCGCCAGCTCAATGGTCGGATGCTTGACTCATCGATTGCTTACTTCAGCGCGGACACCGCAGTCGCGTCACCCTTCGCCAGTTGCTTTGAGATCGTGGCAGATTTCGCACTCGACAAGCGCTCGCTCAAGAAAGAGCTTTCCGCGCGCAAAATCGGAACTCTCGAAATCAAAAAGCGCGGGGTCGATATCGACCCCGCACACTTTCGAACGTCTCTTGCACTGTCAGGCTCGAACAGCGCGACGCTCATTTTGACTCGAGTAGCCGGACGACGTCGTGCGCTTCTTGCGCACCGCGTAGCTCCCCGCTAG
- the groES gene encoding co-chaperone GroES — MSVSIKPLEDRIVIKQVDAEQTTASGLVIPDTAKEKPQEGEVVAVGPGRIDDNGNRVPLDIAVGDKVIYSKYGGTEVKYGGDDLLVLSARDVLAVVVR; from the coding sequence GTGTCGGTGTCCATTAAGCCGCTCGAAGATCGCATTGTTATCAAGCAGGTCGACGCAGAACAGACCACCGCGTCTGGGCTCGTCATTCCTGACACTGCGAAAGAGAAGCCCCAGGAGGGCGAAGTAGTCGCCGTAGGTCCCGGTCGCATTGACGACAACGGCAACCGCGTTCCTCTCGACATCGCCGTAGGTGACAAGGTCATCTACTCCAAGTACGGCGGAACTGAAGTGAAGTATGGCGGAGACGACCTGCTCGTACTGTCAGCTCGCGACGTTCTTGCTGTGGTTGTTCGCTAA
- the rarD gene encoding EamA family transporter RarD, producing MTTTSHAADRVSPSGLGFAVSAYVLWGAMPIVFFSLKESGAIEIVAWRIVLSLVFCAALLVVTRGYVRVLAIIRDRKTFWSLGLAGGLVVINWVIYVYASLNGHIVEAALGYFTNPIVTVLLGVLILRERLRPLQWTALAISALAVLVLAIGYGSFPWIALGLAFSFGLYGLVKKSVGPKADALGGLAVETAFLAPLAIIVLLVLNANGTLTIGTAGNGHLILTLCLGAITAIPLILFAAAARRLPLTYMGLAQYLAPILQLIVGVFVFHEAMPAERWLGFAIVWIALAILTFDLFRHSSRTRLGSAAEAPGAP from the coding sequence GTGACTACGACTTCTCACGCGGCCGATCGCGTGTCTCCTAGCGGCCTCGGCTTCGCGGTATCCGCGTATGTGCTGTGGGGCGCAATGCCCATCGTCTTCTTCTCGCTGAAGGAGTCGGGTGCCATTGAGATCGTGGCTTGGCGCATTGTGCTTTCGCTCGTTTTTTGTGCAGCTCTCCTTGTCGTCACGCGCGGCTATGTGCGGGTTCTGGCGATCATTCGTGATCGCAAGACCTTCTGGAGCCTCGGCCTTGCCGGGGGACTTGTCGTCATCAACTGGGTCATCTACGTCTACGCGAGCCTAAATGGTCACATTGTCGAGGCAGCACTCGGGTATTTCACCAACCCCATTGTGACGGTGTTGCTCGGCGTGCTCATTCTGCGCGAGCGGTTACGCCCCCTGCAGTGGACTGCGCTCGCGATTAGCGCGCTCGCCGTTCTCGTGCTCGCGATCGGGTACGGCAGCTTCCCGTGGATTGCCCTCGGGCTTGCGTTCAGTTTTGGGCTTTATGGGCTGGTCAAGAAAAGCGTTGGACCGAAGGCGGATGCGCTGGGTGGCTTGGCCGTGGAGACAGCTTTCTTGGCTCCGCTTGCGATTATTGTCCTGCTCGTGTTGAACGCGAATGGCACTCTCACCATCGGCACAGCGGGCAACGGACACCTGATCTTGACTCTGTGCCTTGGCGCAATCACGGCAATTCCTCTCATCCTCTTTGCCGCGGCAGCTCGACGTCTGCCGCTCACGTATATGGGGCTCGCGCAATATTTGGCCCCGATTTTGCAGCTGATCGTCGGGGTATTCGTATTCCACGAGGCGATGCCCGCCGAGCGTTGGTTGGGCTTCGCGATTGTCTGGATTGCGCTTGCTATCCTCACGTTCGATCTCTTCCGCCACTCTTCCCGAACGCGGCTTGGTTCCGCTGCCGAAGCACCGGGCGCACCGTAG
- a CDS encoding ABC transporter substrate-binding protein, which produces MTRFRATRQLLVVAAVLVVLGACSSPAPVAEPSAVPAPSATPTPLAIPAGDGVLRVGTLFPTSGTLSFLAAAQTAGVATAVKEINAAGGINGEPVLIVAADSGEAKTTKLETSFAALVTKQVDVVIGPSSSVLAQRSIPLAIDAKVPVISPAATFSTLTDVFDDGYFFRTIPAYEQQGFALAETLTAGETPLRIAYVYVYVADAQGSALHDTFVAALAVHDTELVADEVFASSTTNFDAIISNLKAAAPDIVVVGSTYDSDKATKAAIGKIVAAGYTGSKLWLTSLNTGDYSQSFKNGTLKGVRGVIEGAQPSKTFIAALKASDSKLTSYRYAMEAYDATMLAALAAIVAQDDAGEAIAGSLYDVSKGGVKCLSFVECLEVLTTTNDIDYDGVSGTVNFTPDGDIEPGYWGFYTYDGENKFVFTSGGAFG; this is translated from the coding sequence ATGACGAGGTTTCGTGCCACGCGACAGCTGTTGGTGGTGGCCGCCGTTCTCGTGGTTCTCGGCGCGTGCAGTTCTCCTGCTCCGGTAGCTGAACCCTCGGCTGTTCCGGCACCGTCAGCGACGCCGACGCCGCTGGCCATTCCTGCTGGCGATGGGGTGTTGCGGGTTGGCACTCTTTTCCCCACGAGTGGAACGCTCTCGTTCCTTGCTGCCGCACAGACTGCCGGGGTAGCCACCGCAGTAAAGGAGATCAACGCCGCTGGTGGTATCAACGGTGAGCCGGTGTTGATCGTTGCCGCCGATTCTGGCGAGGCAAAGACAACGAAGCTAGAGACGTCATTCGCGGCGCTAGTGACAAAACAGGTCGATGTGGTGATCGGGCCGTCTTCCTCCGTGCTCGCCCAGCGCTCCATTCCTCTGGCGATCGATGCCAAAGTTCCCGTCATTTCTCCGGCGGCGACCTTCTCAACGCTGACCGATGTTTTTGACGATGGTTATTTCTTCCGCACGATTCCGGCTTACGAGCAGCAGGGTTTCGCCTTAGCGGAAACGCTGACGGCGGGAGAAACTCCGCTGCGAATCGCTTATGTCTATGTCTATGTCGCAGATGCGCAAGGCTCTGCTCTTCATGACACTTTCGTCGCGGCGCTTGCGGTGCACGACACTGAGCTAGTCGCTGACGAGGTTTTTGCCAGTTCTACGACAAACTTTGATGCGATCATCTCAAACCTCAAGGCGGCAGCGCCAGACATCGTCGTCGTCGGGTCAACGTACGACTCGGACAAGGCGACCAAGGCGGCCATTGGCAAGATCGTCGCGGCAGGCTACACCGGGTCGAAACTGTGGCTAACTTCGCTCAACACCGGTGACTATTCGCAGTCATTCAAGAATGGCACCCTCAAGGGAGTTCGCGGCGTGATCGAGGGGGCGCAGCCTTCTAAGACGTTCATTGCCGCTCTCAAGGCGAGCGATTCGAAGCTGACAAGCTATCGCTATGCGATGGAGGCGTATGACGCGACAATGCTCGCCGCTCTGGCCGCCATTGTTGCTCAGGATGATGCGGGGGAGGCGATTGCGGGTTCGCTCTATGACGTCTCGAAGGGTGGTGTGAAGTGCCTGAGTTTTGTCGAGTGCCTCGAAGTCCTCACAACGACAAACGACATCGATTACGACGGCGTCTCCGGAACCGTGAACTTCACTCCTGACGGAGATATTGAGCCCGGATACTGGGGTTTCTACACATATGACGGTGAGAACAAGTTCGTTTTCACTAGCGGGGGAGCCTTCGGCTAG
- a CDS encoding ABC transporter substrate-binding protein — translation MTSTPVGSRVSLRTRRGFTVIAGALAAILVLSGCSVAETPEEVPAPKDLALTIGALVPESGSLEKFGPAVSAAIALAAQDVNDANVKLTVTIESRDSGDSTGTTAEDAATALLEAKATVIIGGLSNGVSKKVIDQITGAGVVEISPANDSPDFSNYDDSMLYWRTSPSCALEGSALGAEMAERVDGSIAILSEDVLCGPLLPRAIGETFQRGGGEILSQETIDEKATGLDDQIAAAIAAKPDAVAIVGSTQAEKIAKAFIAAGYTGDQLFFSGLSLGERGSGFAAGSLTGSIVTHPGLEISTISDFTNRLLEINPSLKDFSYAAESYDAVILASLAALAAQKVTGKAISGKLQEVSGGTGEGTVATTFEDAAKIILAGDAVDYDGVSGPITLSDNGDPQGAIIGIYQYGSDNVYTRIN, via the coding sequence ATGACATCCACACCCGTTGGATCACGTGTGTCGCTGCGAACCCGCCGAGGGTTCACGGTAATTGCTGGTGCGCTCGCTGCAATTCTGGTGCTGAGCGGATGCTCGGTCGCTGAGACACCAGAAGAAGTTCCAGCGCCCAAAGACTTAGCCCTCACCATCGGAGCGTTGGTTCCAGAGTCTGGATCGCTCGAGAAGTTTGGTCCCGCGGTTTCGGCAGCGATTGCGCTTGCGGCTCAAGACGTCAACGACGCCAACGTCAAGTTGACGGTCACCATTGAGTCTCGCGACTCTGGCGACTCGACGGGAACGACGGCTGAGGATGCGGCGACAGCGCTGCTTGAGGCTAAGGCGACCGTGATTATCGGCGGTTTGTCGAATGGCGTCTCCAAGAAAGTGATTGACCAGATCACCGGAGCGGGCGTGGTTGAGATTTCGCCTGCCAACGATTCGCCTGACTTCTCCAACTATGACGACAGCATGTTGTACTGGCGCACCTCCCCATCCTGCGCGCTCGAAGGTTCTGCCCTGGGAGCCGAGATGGCTGAGCGCGTCGACGGTTCTATCGCGATCCTGTCGGAGGACGTGCTCTGCGGACCTCTCCTTCCGCGTGCAATTGGAGAGACTTTCCAACGCGGCGGCGGTGAGATTCTCTCTCAAGAGACGATCGACGAGAAAGCTACCGGTCTCGACGACCAGATCGCCGCAGCGATTGCCGCGAAACCGGATGCCGTAGCCATTGTGGGGTCGACCCAAGCAGAGAAAATTGCGAAGGCCTTTATCGCTGCCGGTTACACCGGTGATCAACTGTTCTTCAGCGGGCTGTCGCTGGGTGAGCGTGGCTCTGGATTCGCCGCCGGAAGCCTGACTGGTTCGATCGTCACGCATCCGGGCCTCGAAATATCGACCATCTCGGATTTCACGAATCGACTTCTCGAAATTAACCCGAGTCTCAAAGACTTCAGCTACGCGGCTGAGAGCTATGACGCGGTGATTTTGGCAAGCCTCGCAGCGTTAGCGGCTCAAAAGGTCACGGGCAAGGCGATATCAGGCAAGCTCCAAGAAGTCTCTGGCGGTACCGGAGAAGGCACAGTTGCAACGACGTTTGAGGATGCCGCGAAAATCATTCTTGCGGGCGACGCCGTAGATTACGACGGTGTTTCGGGTCCGATAACCCTGAGTGACAATGGCGATCCGCAGGGTGCCATTATTGGCATCTACCAGTACGGTAGCGACAACGTGTACACCCGGATCAACTAA
- a CDS encoding ABC transporter substrate-binding protein: MSVFAKATASPSRSKRTMLSGLAIVGASALVLAGCATSDGDTSTGNEGGELALKLGTALPVTGNLAFLGPPEIAGTEYAASQVNEADAGIQIELIQGDSGDTDNKAYETEIPRLLGEDVSAILGAASSGVSLQFIDQVVGAGVIQFSPANTSAAFTDYDDKGLYFRTAPSDVLQGEVLGNLIAADGHETLGMVVLNDSYGTGLAKFTQEAFEAAGGEVVSQPTYNTGDTTFDAQISEVLAADPDAIALITFEEVSTMLPSIVSGFPAENLYFVDGNLANFADEFAPGTLAGAKGTLPGLSVDTIADFTSAVNDFWVESGQPELTEFSYAAESYDSVILLALASLAAGSTDPAAIAEKLQEVSGGSGNGEKCTTFADCAEIINNGDVADYDGISGPIEFNELGDPTKAKVGIYQYGDDNTYSAYNG; the protein is encoded by the coding sequence ATGAGCGTATTCGCCAAGGCTACGGCCTCCCCATCACGGTCTAAGCGGACCATGTTGAGCGGTCTCGCCATTGTCGGTGCAAGCGCACTGGTATTGGCTGGCTGTGCAACTTCCGACGGAGACACTTCCACTGGTAACGAGGGCGGTGAGCTTGCCCTGAAGCTGGGAACGGCCCTTCCCGTAACCGGTAACCTCGCATTCCTCGGCCCACCCGAGATCGCCGGTACCGAGTACGCAGCGTCGCAGGTAAACGAAGCCGATGCAGGCATCCAGATCGAACTGATTCAGGGTGACTCCGGCGACACCGACAACAAGGCATACGAGACTGAGATCCCTCGCCTGCTCGGTGAAGACGTTTCCGCAATTCTTGGTGCAGCATCCTCGGGTGTTTCGCTTCAGTTCATTGACCAGGTGGTTGGCGCTGGAGTAATCCAGTTCTCGCCGGCAAACACCTCGGCCGCATTCACGGACTACGACGACAAGGGCCTGTACTTCCGTACCGCTCCTTCCGACGTTCTCCAGGGTGAGGTTCTCGGTAACCTGATCGCTGCAGATGGTCACGAGACCCTCGGCATGGTCGTGCTCAACGACTCCTACGGAACCGGCCTCGCCAAGTTCACGCAGGAAGCGTTCGAAGCTGCTGGTGGAGAGGTTGTTTCACAGCCGACCTACAACACCGGTGACACCACGTTCGATGCTCAGATCTCAGAAGTTCTTGCTGCTGACCCTGACGCCATCGCGCTGATCACCTTCGAAGAAGTTTCGACCATGCTTCCGAGCATTGTTAGCGGATTCCCCGCCGAGAACCTCTACTTCGTAGACGGTAACCTTGCGAACTTCGCTGACGAATTTGCTCCCGGTACCCTCGCTGGTGCCAAGGGCACCTTGCCTGGTCTCAGTGTCGACACGATTGCGGACTTCACTTCTGCAGTCAACGACTTCTGGGTCGAGTCGGGACAGCCTGAACTCACCGAGTTCAGCTACGCAGCAGAGTCGTACGACTCGGTCATCTTGCTCGCCCTCGCATCGCTCGCAGCCGGTTCGACGGACCCTGCAGCGATCGCCGAGAAGCTTCAAGAAGTATCGGGTGGTTCGGGTAACGGCGAGAAGTGCACCACCTTCGCCGACTGTGCAGAAATCATCAACAATGGCGACGTAGCTGACTACGACGGCATCTCTGGTCCGATTGAGTTCAACGAACTTGGTGACCCCACCAAGGCAAAGGTTGGAATTTACCAGTACGGTGACGACAACACCTACAGCGCGTACAACGGCTGA
- a CDS encoding ABC transporter ATP-binding protein, whose amino-acid sequence MNAIPTENAVVHVKDLTAGYLPGVDILNDCNLVANPGELIGIIGPNGAGKSTLLKAIFGQVQVRGGSITLNGDNITGLKANKLVARGVGFVPQNNNVFPSLTIEENLQMGLYQNPKIYDERLEFVTGIFAELKPRLKQRAGSLSGGERQMVAMSRALMMDPHVLLLDEPSAGLSPVKQDEAFIRVSEINKAGVTTIMVEQNARRCLQICDRGYVLDQGHDAYEGTGRELLNDPKVIGLYLGTLGT is encoded by the coding sequence GCTACCTCCCCGGAGTCGACATCCTGAACGACTGTAATTTGGTCGCTAATCCCGGCGAGCTCATCGGAATCATCGGGCCGAACGGCGCAGGAAAGTCGACGCTACTCAAGGCCATTTTTGGTCAAGTGCAAGTGCGTGGCGGTTCGATCACTTTGAACGGCGATAACATCACCGGGCTCAAGGCGAACAAGCTTGTCGCGCGCGGAGTTGGTTTTGTTCCCCAGAACAACAACGTTTTCCCGAGCTTGACGATCGAAGAGAACCTTCAAATGGGGTTGTACCAAAACCCCAAAATTTATGATGAGCGTCTCGAATTTGTGACGGGAATCTTCGCCGAGCTGAAGCCGCGCCTCAAGCAGCGCGCGGGTTCGCTCTCTGGTGGGGAGCGACAGATGGTCGCCATGTCTCGGGCACTCATGATGGATCCGCACGTATTGCTTCTTGATGAGCCATCCGCTGGCTTGTCACCGGTGAAGCAAGACGAAGCATTCATCCGGGTTTCGGAGATCAACAAGGCCGGCGTCACGACCATCATGGTGGAGCAGAACGCACGTCGTTGTCTGCAGATCTGTGACCGCGGCTACGTCCTTGACCAGGGCCATGACGCCTATGAAGGTACCGGGCGTGAGTTGCTGAATGATCCCAAGGTCATCGGGCTCTACCTCGGAACCCTCGGCACCTAA